In Roseiconus lacunae, one genomic interval encodes:
- a CDS encoding PIG-L family deacetylase, translating into MSIRLADQPEPLDVLAVGAHPDDVEVACGGTLAKLAADGYRVGIVDLTDGEPTPFSNGPKSRFIEAVNAAKTLGVCERIQMDLPNRRLIDSFEARIELAKVFRWTRPRVVLGFGDKTPMASPDHHQAMLLTDAAVFYSRLSKWDDYFGGLPTHVIDRQLYFRLALEPMTIAGNPFHLLVDISATLEQKLAAMRCYGSQFDHKRGIDDRVRAAAVMTGSIAGVSAAESFAAARPFVTNNFFAALGMDLSPGPAAEPSNIRELSLRHWSTKKP; encoded by the coding sequence ATGTCTATTCGTCTGGCCGATCAACCCGAACCACTGGATGTCCTCGCCGTCGGGGCACATCCCGACGATGTGGAGGTCGCTTGCGGCGGCACACTGGCAAAACTTGCCGCGGACGGTTACCGCGTCGGGATCGTTGATCTGACCGATGGCGAACCGACTCCGTTTTCCAACGGTCCCAAGTCTAGGTTCATCGAGGCGGTGAATGCGGCCAAGACACTTGGCGTCTGTGAACGGATCCAGATGGACCTTCCGAATCGACGTTTGATCGATTCGTTTGAAGCTCGGATTGAACTCGCCAAGGTCTTTCGATGGACGCGGCCTCGTGTCGTGCTAGGGTTCGGTGACAAGACTCCGATGGCGTCACCGGATCACCACCAAGCGATGCTGTTAACCGATGCGGCGGTGTTTTACAGTCGGCTATCAAAGTGGGACGATTACTTCGGCGGGCTTCCGACCCATGTGATCGATCGGCAGTTGTATTTTCGTTTGGCCCTTGAACCGATGACGATCGCGGGCAACCCGTTCCATTTACTGGTCGATATCAGTGCGACGCTAGAACAGAAGCTTGCCGCGATGCGTTGCTACGGAAGTCAATTTGATCATAAACGCGGCATCGATGACCGCGTGCGCGCGGCCGCCGTGATGACCGGGTCGATCGCTGGCGTATCCGCGGCGGAATCGTTCGCGGCGGCGCGTCCCTTTGTGACCAACAACTTCTTCGCCGCCCTGGGGATGGACCTCTCACCGGGGCCTGCCGCCGAACCGTCCAACATTCGTGAGCTATCACTTCGGCATTGGTCGACTAAGAAACCGTGA
- a CDS encoding DNA-3-methyladenine glycosylase, protein MTKQTKYAERLPESFFQRETTKVARDLIGKVIAHYLDGNWVGGSIVETEAYLHSDDPASHSARGQTPSNASMFDRPGILYVYPIHAKHCLNAVTEAKGRGAAVLIRAIEPLWGIETMQRKRRLQDLRRLTRGPAMLCQALAIDRNDDGRCLVSDPNLGLFELKTAPTTVHSLTMASIDPRATVSTGPPTIVATPRIGISKAQRLKLRFVDSRSRFLSRPMPK, encoded by the coding sequence TTGACGAAGCAGACGAAATACGCCGAACGCCTACCGGAATCGTTCTTTCAACGAGAAACGACCAAGGTCGCTCGAGATTTAATCGGCAAAGTGATCGCGCATTACCTCGATGGCAACTGGGTCGGCGGGTCCATCGTCGAAACCGAAGCCTACTTACATTCCGACGATCCGGCTAGCCATTCGGCTCGCGGTCAAACGCCTAGCAACGCATCGATGTTCGACCGCCCGGGCATCCTGTATGTGTATCCGATTCATGCGAAGCACTGCTTGAACGCCGTGACCGAAGCGAAGGGTCGTGGCGCGGCGGTGTTGATCCGTGCGATCGAACCGCTGTGGGGAATCGAAACAATGCAACGCAAACGTCGGCTACAAGATCTTCGACGACTGACACGCGGACCGGCGATGCTGTGCCAAGCCTTGGCGATCGATCGCAACGACGATGGACGTTGCCTGGTGAGCGATCCGAACCTGGGACTGTTCGAGCTCAAAACGGCCCCCACAACGGTACACTCCCTGACCATGGCATCAATCGATCCACGTGCGACGGTGTCAACTGGTCCGCCAACCATTGTCGCCACCCCGCGAATCGGGATCAGTAAGGCGCAGCGACTCAAGTTGCGATTTGTTGATTCGCGATCACGGTTTCTTAGTCGACCAATGCCGAAGTGA
- the ppk2 gene encoding polyphosphate kinase 2, with the protein MTDSSTPFVIMASESQGKSSTRGAAKGAGNGSANGKPGKGTKKKRSVSRGRRKADDGDVAPQLTEGGVESHVVNESTKAAQQSKISAVRDIIEKTPPHDVHTLARTLEVIIDGSSPEDAAVLRNALLKRTPGPAGKRRVNPDDQLSDGWRDGAYPYRNLMSRKAYEKQKYQLQVELLKLQAWVKENGEKVVILFEGRDAAGKGGTIKRFMEHLNPRGARVVALEKPSETEKGQWYFQRYVEHLPTAGEIVLFDRSWYNRAGVERVMGFCSDEEYDEFMRQVPDFERNLVRSGIRLTKFWFSVSQKEQRRRFKEREVHPLKQWKLSPVDMASLDKWDDYTRAKEAMFFYSDTYDAPWTVVKSDCKKRARLNALRFVLGTIPYKNREMSRIGMVDPLLVGRANAVQASRSAGDV; encoded by the coding sequence ATGACCGATTCTTCAACCCCGTTCGTGATCATGGCTTCAGAATCCCAGGGAAAATCTTCCACTCGCGGCGCCGCGAAGGGCGCAGGCAATGGCTCGGCGAACGGAAAGCCTGGCAAAGGAACCAAGAAAAAGCGAAGCGTGTCGCGCGGTCGACGCAAGGCGGACGATGGCGACGTCGCACCGCAGTTGACCGAAGGCGGCGTCGAATCTCATGTCGTCAACGAATCAACCAAGGCTGCCCAGCAGAGCAAGATCTCGGCGGTCCGCGACATCATCGAAAAAACGCCGCCACACGACGTTCACACGCTCGCCCGAACACTGGAAGTGATCATCGACGGTTCTTCACCGGAGGACGCCGCGGTGCTGCGCAACGCGTTGCTCAAACGAACCCCCGGTCCTGCGGGAAAACGCCGGGTCAATCCCGATGACCAACTCTCCGATGGTTGGCGCGACGGGGCGTATCCCTACCGCAACCTGATGTCACGCAAGGCGTACGAGAAACAAAAGTACCAGCTTCAAGTCGAACTTTTGAAGCTTCAAGCCTGGGTCAAGGAGAACGGTGAAAAGGTCGTCATCCTTTTCGAAGGCCGCGACGCGGCCGGAAAAGGGGGCACGATCAAACGCTTCATGGAACACCTTAATCCTCGGGGTGCGCGCGTCGTCGCGCTCGAAAAACCCAGCGAGACCGAAAAGGGACAATGGTACTTTCAGCGATACGTCGAACACTTACCGACGGCCGGAGAAATCGTGCTGTTCGATCGAAGTTGGTACAACCGCGCCGGCGTCGAACGTGTCATGGGATTCTGCAGCGACGAGGAATACGACGAGTTCATGCGGCAAGTCCCCGACTTCGAACGCAACTTGGTCCGCAGTGGGATCCGCTTGACTAAGTTTTGGTTTTCGGTCAGCCAGAAAGAGCAGCGTCGCCGCTTCAAAGAACGTGAAGTGCATCCGCTCAAGCAATGGAAACTCTCACCGGTCGACATGGCGTCACTCGATAAATGGGACGACTACACCCGCGCCAAAGAGGCGATGTTCTTTTATTCGGATACATATGACGCCCCGTGGACGGTGGTGAAGTCCGATTGCAAGAAACGTGCGCGTTTAAACGCGCTACGTTTTGTCCTTGGCACGATTCCCTACAAAAATCGTGAAATGTCGCGGATAGGGATGGTCGATCCTCTGCTTGTCGGACGCGCTAATGCGGTGCAGGCTTCGCGATCCGCCGGTGATGTCTGA
- a CDS encoding sialate O-acetylesterase: MRTFGLSLLLLAVFASHAAAEIRTSAVFGDSMVLQRNKPIHIWGWADAGASVEIKLADQTATAKADADGRFDAALPKMSAGGPFELSIQAGDDHVTFKDVLIGEVWVCSGQSNMQWAVKQSNDADLEALAAKFPNIRMISVPQVGVQQPKDSFDGQWQACTPESVREFSGVGYFFGRQIHQTLDVPVGLIDNAWGGSAAEAWVKRDVLKSSGKFDELLERWKKTEATFDYEAELKKHEERLAKWRENKKGKAPARPRNVLTGQHRPANLYNGVLNPIIGYTIEGVIWYQGESNASRAYQYRELFPLMIDHWRDEWKQDDFSFYWVQLADYKSERSEPTDSQWAELREAQTMTMSKLENTGEAVIIDLGEASDIHPKNKQDVGKRLARWALAKNYGYDIPYQSPTYESMSVKGNLVTLKFEHVGGGLDTFDVNEPIGFTIAGEDQQFVKAHAKITGKDTIVVSSDQVANPVAVRYAWADNPICNVQSVEGLPMTPFRTDDWKGITADAK; the protein is encoded by the coding sequence ATGAGAACTTTTGGCCTGTCATTGTTACTGCTGGCTGTGTTTGCCAGCCACGCGGCCGCAGAGATTCGAACCAGCGCCGTATTTGGCGATTCGATGGTCTTGCAGCGAAATAAACCGATCCACATCTGGGGCTGGGCAGACGCCGGTGCCAGCGTCGAAATCAAATTGGCCGACCAAACGGCGACGGCGAAGGCAGACGCCGATGGCCGATTCGATGCCGCGCTGCCAAAGATGTCCGCCGGTGGGCCCTTCGAATTGTCGATCCAAGCCGGCGACGATCACGTTACCTTCAAAGACGTCCTAATCGGTGAGGTCTGGGTGTGCAGCGGCCAATCCAACATGCAATGGGCGGTGAAACAATCCAATGACGCCGATTTGGAAGCGCTTGCGGCAAAGTTTCCCAACATCCGCATGATTTCGGTACCGCAAGTCGGTGTTCAACAACCCAAGGATAGCTTTGACGGCCAGTGGCAAGCCTGCACGCCCGAATCCGTCAGAGAATTCTCTGGGGTTGGCTATTTCTTTGGCCGTCAGATCCATCAAACACTCGACGTCCCGGTCGGATTGATCGACAACGCCTGGGGCGGTTCGGCCGCGGAAGCGTGGGTCAAACGCGACGTCTTAAAATCGAGCGGCAAGTTTGACGAGCTACTCGAACGCTGGAAAAAAACCGAAGCTACGTTTGATTACGAAGCGGAACTTAAAAAGCATGAAGAACGTCTCGCGAAATGGCGGGAGAACAAAAAGGGGAAAGCACCGGCCCGTCCGCGTAATGTTCTGACCGGACAACATCGGCCCGCCAATCTCTATAACGGCGTGTTGAACCCGATTATCGGCTATACGATCGAAGGCGTCATCTGGTACCAAGGCGAATCAAACGCCAGCCGCGCTTACCAATACCGTGAACTCTTTCCGCTGATGATCGATCACTGGCGTGATGAATGGAAACAAGACGACTTTTCGTTCTACTGGGTTCAGTTGGCTGACTACAAATCCGAAAGAAGCGAACCGACGGACAGCCAATGGGCGGAATTGCGTGAAGCCCAAACGATGACGATGTCGAAACTCGAAAACACCGGCGAAGCGGTGATCATCGATCTCGGCGAAGCTTCTGACATTCACCCTAAAAACAAACAGGACGTCGGCAAGCGACTGGCGCGCTGGGCACTGGCCAAAAACTACGGCTACGACATCCCCTACCAAAGTCCGACGTACGAATCGATGTCTGTCAAAGGCAATCTTGTCACGCTGAAATTCGAACACGTCGGCGGTGGTTTAGACACATTTGATGTGAACGAACCGATCGGATTCACGATCGCAGGTGAAGACCAACAGTTTGTTAAAGCACATGCCAAGATCACTGGCAAGGACACGATTGTGGTTTCTAGCGATCAAGTCGCGAACCCCGTCGCCGTTCGCTATGCGTGGGCCGACAACCCGATTTGCAACGTGCAAAGCGTCGAAGGATTGCCGATGACGCCGTTCCGCACGGACGACTGGAAAGGCATCACCGCTGACGCGAAATAG
- a CDS encoding FAD-dependent oxidoreductase: MPSPRTNRIVRIVLTFAVIATSTVFESNRHCAFAQSPEADRQYDLVIYGGTSSGIAAAVAAKRNGLSVVVIEPTDRVGGLTTGGLGQTDIGNKSAIGGIAREFYEAIAHHYQDPKAWKWQRPNDYRSGGQSRTSTGESAMWTFEPNAALAVYQQWIKRDDIEVIYGQRLDRSAVMMTRSRPARILAIKMESGATYRGKMFIDATYEGDLMATAGVSFTVGREANSEYGETLNGVQTKHARSHQLKRGIDPYVEPGDPSSGLLPHIDPNGPGEEGEGDHRVQAYCFRMCLTDHPDNRIPFAKPDGYDERWYELMLRNFEAGENSPPWINSSMPNRKTDTNNRTGFSTDFIGQNYDYPEASYERRESIAEQHRLYQQGLMWTLANHPRVPENVRREVSRWGMCKDEFVDGNGWQDQLYIREARRMVSDYVMTQKNCQGEAVDDPIGLAAYTMDSHNQQRYVDQAGHVRNEGDVQVGGFSPYGISYRSIVPARDEVSNLLVPVCLSASHIAFGSIRMEPVFMVLGQSAATAAAQAIESKTTVQQVAYATLAEKLRNDNQVLQYTGPPKAQGIDAKELNGVVVDNTQAKSEGPWIASSSSVPRVGSDYFHDNNDNRGECNVTYTAKLPSAGRYQINLLWPPHSNRSTQTKVTVTSDRDDRVKTILVNQRDGNSKGRVTLGSFEFDQQAIVTLSNEGADGYVIADAIQCVPQAGEGPTSE, from the coding sequence ATGCCCTCGCCAAGAACGAACCGGATTGTTCGGATCGTATTGACGTTTGCCGTCATCGCCACGTCAACCGTCTTTGAATCGAACCGTCATTGTGCTTTTGCCCAGTCACCTGAGGCGGATCGCCAGTACGACTTGGTCATCTACGGTGGGACCTCCTCGGGGATCGCGGCGGCGGTCGCCGCGAAACGAAATGGCCTATCGGTCGTTGTGATCGAACCGACTGACCGCGTTGGTGGGCTGACCACCGGCGGTCTGGGACAAACCGATATCGGAAACAAGTCTGCGATCGGCGGTATCGCGCGCGAGTTTTACGAAGCGATCGCGCATCACTACCAAGATCCCAAAGCCTGGAAATGGCAACGCCCGAACGACTATCGAAGCGGCGGCCAGTCTCGCACCTCGACGGGCGAATCGGCGATGTGGACGTTCGAACCGAACGCCGCATTAGCTGTCTACCAACAGTGGATCAAACGCGATGATATCGAAGTCATCTACGGCCAGCGACTCGATCGCTCCGCGGTGATGATGACACGAAGTCGACCGGCTCGGATCCTGGCGATCAAGATGGAATCCGGGGCAACGTATCGTGGCAAAATGTTTATCGACGCGACTTACGAAGGCGACTTGATGGCGACTGCCGGCGTCAGTTTCACCGTCGGGCGTGAAGCGAATTCGGAATACGGCGAAACACTGAACGGTGTTCAAACCAAACACGCTCGATCCCATCAATTAAAACGCGGCATCGATCCCTACGTCGAACCGGGCGATCCGTCCAGTGGCCTGTTGCCACACATCGACCCCAACGGCCCGGGCGAGGAAGGGGAAGGCGATCATCGCGTACAGGCTTACTGTTTTCGAATGTGCCTAACCGATCATCCCGACAATCGGATTCCGTTCGCTAAACCCGATGGCTACGACGAACGCTGGTACGAATTGATGCTTCGCAACTTCGAAGCAGGCGAAAATTCACCGCCCTGGATCAATTCCTCCATGCCGAACCGCAAGACGGACACGAACAATCGGACCGGGTTTTCAACCGACTTTATCGGCCAAAACTACGACTATCCCGAAGCCAGCTATGAACGCCGAGAATCGATTGCCGAACAACATCGCCTGTATCAACAGGGCCTGATGTGGACGCTGGCCAATCACCCACGAGTCCCCGAAAACGTCCGTCGCGAAGTCTCTCGCTGGGGAATGTGTAAAGACGAATTCGTTGACGGTAATGGCTGGCAGGATCAACTTTATATTCGCGAAGCACGTCGAATGGTCAGCGACTATGTGATGACACAGAAGAACTGCCAGGGTGAAGCGGTCGACGATCCGATCGGCTTGGCCGCCTACACCATGGATTCACACAACCAACAACGCTACGTCGATCAAGCCGGTCATGTCCGCAATGAAGGCGACGTGCAAGTGGGAGGCTTCTCGCCATACGGGATCAGCTATCGTTCGATCGTGCCGGCTCGCGATGAGGTTTCGAACCTCTTGGTCCCGGTCTGCCTTTCGGCTTCTCACATCGCGTTCGGGTCGATCCGGATGGAACCGGTCTTCATGGTCCTCGGCCAATCCGCCGCGACCGCCGCCGCCCAAGCAATTGAATCGAAAACAACGGTTCAACAAGTCGCCTACGCAACCCTTGCCGAAAAACTTCGCAACGACAACCAAGTCCTGCAGTACACCGGGCCACCAAAAGCCCAAGGGATCGACGCCAAAGAACTTAACGGAGTTGTGGTTGACAACACCCAAGCAAAAAGCGAGGGCCCCTGGATCGCCAGCAGTTCATCGGTACCGCGTGTAGGTAGCGATTACTTTCACGACAACAATGACAACCGCGGAGAATGTAACGTCACTTATACGGCGAAGTTGCCGTCGGCTGGTCGGTATCAAATTAATCTGCTTTGGCCTCCGCACTCGAATCGTTCGACACAAACGAAGGTCACCGTCACCTCCGATCGTGATGACCGAGTGAAAACAATCTTGGTCAACCAGCGTGACGGAAACTCGAAAGGACGTGTCACCCTGGGAAGCTTCGAATTTGATCAACAGGCGATCGTGACACTTAGCAACGAGGGCGCCGATGGATACGTCATTGCCGATGCGATTCAGTGCGTTCCCCAAGCCGGCGAAGGACCAACGAGCGAGTGA